The following is a genomic window from Nitrospirota bacterium.
CGCCTGGTGGACGAAGCCCTTCAAAGATGGAATCGACCCCGCGCTCCGCCCCTGATCATCGATGAACAGAATCCCATCCGGCGAGAGGCGGACGAATCGTTTTCTCGGGGCATCCCACGAGAGATCAATTTGCAGAAAAGGGTACTTGCCGACCAGTTCCCACTGGCCCGCGGCATCGCGCTTGATCAGGCAGGCCGACATGAAACGTCGACCGAACCATCTCGCCGATGCGAAGAGGGTGAGGAAGGAACGAGTGGAAAATGGGCCACGGTGCGCACGAGCCATGTACAGACCCCCACCCATCATCCTCGTCGCCGCCACGTAGGTCTCCCCATCCGGCGTTTCCACGATGGATCGGTGAATGTAAATGGCGCCTTTTAGAAGGCCGCCGGCGGCGTCGTGTTCGAATGATCCAGAGTTGGGATCGAACCGCCAAAGATGTCGAGGTGTATTGGAGAGGGAAACCCAAACGTGGCCGGATTTCGAGGCGGCCACGCCGCCGATCATCGCCCGCTTCTCAGGGAGGGGATGCGCTTTGACCTTCACGACCTTTTCCCCTCACCTTCCTTCTTCGGCATGACCACTTTGTAGGAGAGCGATCCGTCCGCAACGAGTTTCCCGTCCGGCGTTCGAACCTCGACATACAGAAAAATGATGCTGCGGCCTCGTCGCCGCACCTCCGCCTCGGCGATGCAGTCCTGCCGGATCACGGCGTCCATGAAATGCGTATGGAGATCGATGGTGAGCAGCCGCTCCGGCGGTTCGGGCAGTCCCGAGATGATGGCCATGACGACCACCGTGTCGATCAGGCTGACGATCGCTCCCCCGTGCATGATGCCCGCCGGCTGATTCAGTTCCGGACGATAAGGGAGCCGCATTCGCGCATAGTCGCGCCGCACCTCCTCCGTCTTGAGGCCGAGAAACGCCGGGAACGGGGCCAACCCCATTCGTTCCTTGATCACCGCCTCTACCTCAGAGGGCAGAGCTTCGTGTTCGGCTGCGCTAATCCGCATGCTTCGACTCCTTCTTCCGACCTGCCCCCGCCGCTCCTCTGAGCACGTTGTAGACGCCCTGCCCGGTGTAGTGTGGGTTCATGCCGCCACTCCTTCGAACATCAGCGGGATGACGGCCCGCATCCATTCCTGCGCCGCGCGCGGTCGGTCCGCCGAAACCGCAATGCGCCTCACGGCCTCGAAGATGATGGCGTTCAGCGCCAGCGCCGTCGTCTTCGTATCAAGGCCGGACTTCAAGAACCCCTTCTCCTTCCCGTTCCGCAAATACCGCTCCGTGAATTCGCCGAAGAGGTCCATCGCGTTCTGAATTTTCCGGTTCAGCGACTCATCGATTCCCAGCGCCTCATAGAAGATCAGTTTGGACAGATAAGGATCCTCCATGAAAAGCGTAAACAGCTTGCCCCCAAGGCGTTCGACCTGGGCGCGGTACTCCGACACCGTGTTTGTAGCCGACGGATCTTCGCTCGCCACCACTTTCGCAATTCTTTGAATGACCTCTTCGATGACGTGATTGAAAATATCGAGCTTGTTCCGGAAGTAACGGTAGAACGTGCCGTGCCCCATTCGCAGTTTCGACGCGATGGTCGCGATGTTCGCCGCGTGATAGCCCTTCTCCGCGAAAATCTTTTCCGCCGCCGAGAGGATCTGAGTCCTTCTTTTATCCACTATTTCATTTCTCATAATAGTACCTTACACGATAATGATACGTCATTCTACACATAGACAGGTTGCTGTCAAGCAGAATGTTTCAGGACCGCGCCTCAGTTGACACCATACACCGAACATAATACCCTCACACCATGGCAGGGAGGGCACCCACCAAGGCGAAGCCTGCCGGAAAACCGGCGGAGGCCCCGCTCAAGTCCTTCACCACCACCTACCGCGCCCCACGTCCATCCAAAAAGAAAGAAGCGGAGTCAAAGATCCCCCGCTTCTGGCCCGTCCTCGCCTACCTCGGCTCCGCCGTCATTTTTCTTTCGGTCTACGCCAAGACACTCTCGAAGATTCGCTAGACCAGCCTTCGCACCCTCCACAGGTGGCAGATCGTTTACTTCCCGCCCGAAGCGATCTACACTCACAACGTGGGAAAACCTATCCGGGAAGTTGTCATCAGTACCCCTGATCGCAAGAAGAGGTCGGTTCCCGCACTGTTCGATTCAGGCGCCTTCCACACGATCCTGCGTTCGGATTGCCTGCCCTCGCCCGAGGCGCTCATCCGCTACCGCCCGGCTCGCAAGCTGGGCACAGCTCGGAAAGGCGCACGGGTCACCATCCTCGGCACCACTTATCTCGTGATTCAGATCGGCGACAAAATGATCGAAACAAGCGCCCTAGTTTCACCGGACCTCAGTCGCGAAATGGTCATCGGAGCCGAAGCGATGCAGGCGTGGGATATTTCCATCCGAAACTCGAACGGCAAGAGATCCATTTTCGTCCGCCACGACATGCGCGACCCGGACATCACCGAAGTCGCGTAGCCCCCGCCTCGATCAATAGCACTTCCTCCAATCGTCGCCTTTCGAGGCCCACGAGGGGCCCGGGTCGAGAAAGCATACGGACATTCGACCCAGGCTGTGCATTATGGGTCTGAATTTGAACGCCCACCGTTCTCCGGCCTGCCATGGCTGGTAATTGCCGTTGGCCATCATGACTCGACCCTTTTCATCTACCGCGATCGAAGCCACACTCGAACTCGCGAAGTCATCCGGCTCGATGTAGCCCACGGCAACATCATCTCCTGAATCCACGGAAGTGCCCTTGTGGTCCAGGTAAACGAGGACTCCGACTCTATTCTCGTTCCCATCCAGGACTTCGCCGCCATAAGAACCTGTGCCGATCAGCAGTTCGTGATCGGACAACACCTGGATTGCGGTGATCCAATCCGACACGTCTTTCCTCCCCGGAAAATACGAGGAGGGACGGATGTGGGACCATCGGTCGTCCTCGCTGACAAAAGGCGTGCCCGCCGGATCGAGCACAAAGATTCCGACGTCCGACCCCACCCACACGACTCCCTTGGAATCCACGGAAATGCGCGTGAGCAGATCCGTGCTGAGCAGTGAATTTCCCGGGTTGAACGAATAGGATTCCTCGACCCTCAAACCGCCGGTCGACGACCGCCCGAGCCTCAGCGCGGCGAACCCATCCACTCCACCCGCCGGATCCTTCTTCTCGTCTGTCGAGGCGACCCAAACCGTGCCGTCCGGCCCGACATCGGCATCGACCACATCCGGATCGCTGGGGTGTTCAACGTGCGAGGACCTGTCTTCTGCCGTCACCGCCGGATCGCCGTATTCAAGGAGGGTCGCCCCCTGCTGAAAACCGCCGATCAGCATGGCTCCGGGCGCGTAGGGACGGATGGACGCAATCGGCAAGACGATATTGCCACCCCTCAGGAGCTTCCTACCGGCAGCGTCGATCGCCGCGTAGCCCTGAGCCAGAGTCCCGACCCACACGGAATCCTGCTCCCCGGCGGTAAGCACCGTAACGGACTCTCCCAGCGAGACTTCCGAGAACAACCCCCCGCCGCTGCTCGCCATCAGATCCCTCAGTGAAAACTCTTTTCGCGTCCCCCAATCGAGCTGTCCGAATTCCGGCATGGGCACACGCGCAACCCCGCGCGTCGCCGTTCCCATCCAAACGTCGCTCTTGGAACCAAAGATCGCGGCCGTCACGGGGAAATAGGTGCCTACCTTGATATCCAGCGGAAAAACCGCATCAGACGCCTGTTCCCGGAACTCCAATCGCAGGAGGTGTGCTCCCGTCGGAAACCGGTCGCCATTCACATCCATGCCGAGAAACATCACCGTTCGCACCCCGGCCTTAGCCCGGTCCGGACGAATCCATACGCGCATGTCCAGCCCGGATAGCCCCACCGATTCCTCTCCCGCGGACACCGCCCAGCCGTCCTCAATCGGAACGGGACTGAACGGCAACTCGCGACCGTCAAGGAACATCCCGACCGATTCCACTCCGCTGGGCCAAATCGCGAGGTCCACTCCCGTTCTCCTCCACATGGGAAACCCGATCTCATTGGGACATGACACGCACCAATGCAGATCGGGAGTCCGGACGCCCACAAAGAGACCCGCCTCATCGATCCGGCTTGATTCTCGTTCTCCACCGCTGACGTAGAAGGGTTCCGCCGACGGCTCCGTTGAGGCGCGGTTCGAGCAAGACCCTTGCAACAGCAGAGTAAGCGCGACCGCTGAATGCACCCAGACTCCGCGCTGCCGTTGACCACCTCTCCCCACGCCGGCCACTCTACCATGCGAATGCCCTGCGTGACAGGGAACTGCGTATCGGCGATAATCGATCCATGACGCGAGCCGAAGAGAATCCTCTCAGGACCCTTCCGCAGGTTGAGACGCTAGCCAATGAAGTGCTGGAGTCCTACCCGGCGCTGCTGAAGAGCGTGGCCGTGGATGTGGCCCGTGAGGTGATCGAAGACGCGCGCACACAACTCCGAAAGGGGCGCAACGGGCTGACGGAAGGCGTATTGCTCCGTCGAGCCGGGGACCACGTTCGCAATCTTCTCTCCGGCGGGCTCCGGCCCGTGATCAACGCCACCGGAATCATCATTCATACGAATTTGGGCCGGGCGCCGCTTTCTGCAGAAGCCGTCCAGGAGGTCGTGCAGACCGCCGGGAGTTACTCGAACCTGGAATTCGATCTCACGCGCGGTGAACGCGGGGAACGCATCAACGCGGTCCGCTCTCTACTGCATGCCGTGTGCGGAGGCGAGGATTCGCTTGTCGTCAACAACAATGCGGCGGCCGTCCTCCTCGTTCTCGCAGCGCTGGCCAAAGGAAAAGAAGTCGTCGTCTCGCGCGGCGAACTCGTCGAGATCGGTGGCTCCTTCAGAGTTCCGGAAGTCATGGAGCAAAGCGGGGCAATCCTTCGTGAGGTCGGCACAACCAACAAGACCCGATTGAAAGACTACGAACAAGCAATCTCCCCGGCTACGGCCCTCATGATGAAAGCCCACCGGAGCAATTTTCAGGTGGTCGGCTTCACGGAGGAGACTTCGCTTGAGGAACTGGTCGAGCTGGGCCGCAAGAAGAATGTTCCGGTCTACATGGACCTCGGGAGTGGTGCAGTCCAGCCCTTCACCTTTCCGGGCGTCTCCCGGCGGGAACCGCTGGTCCGTGAGATCGTTTCACAGGGCACGGATCTCGTGAGCTTCAGCGGCGACAAGATGCTAGGCGGCCCCCAAGCCGGCATCATCATCGGCACGTCCAAGCTGATCCAACAAATCGCTCACCACCCGCTGTACCGAGCGCTCCGACCCGACAAAATGACCCTCGCCGCATTGGCCGGCACCCTCCGGCTCTGCCTCACGGGCGGGGAGGCCGCATCCCAAATTCCTGTCACCGCCATGTTGAACGCTCCTTTGGACGAGCTCCGCCGTCACGCCGAGCAGGTCCGACGAACGGTTCTCAAATCGCGGAAAGACTTGGACTTGGAAATCGTCGAAGACACTTCCTATGCCGGCGGGGGCGCCCTCCCGATGGAGGCTCTCCCGACCCTTGCCTTGCACCTCAAGCACCCCTCGCTCTCGCCCAATTCAATCTCCGATGCACTTCGGATATCCGATCCCCCCGTGATCGGCCGGATCTCGGATAACCGCTTTCTCCTCGACCTCCGGACCGTGTTCCCACGGGAGATTCCCGATCTCGCGCGGGCAATCATCGCGCTTTCGTAGTAGCATCCCTCCCCATGGCCGTGCCCCCTCCTGACAAATCTGAAATCTCAAATCTCAAATCCCAGTCCGGACCTGCCGGGGTCACCCTCGATACCATCGTGTCCCTCTGCAAACGCCGCGGATTCGTTTTCCAATCCAGTGAAATATACGGCGGGATCGGGAGCACGTGGGATTGGGGACCGCTCGGCGTCGAGTTCAAACGCAACATCAAAGATGCGTGGTGGAAAGCCATGGTGCATGATCGCGACGACATGGAGGGGATCGACGCCGCTATCATCATGAATCCGAAAGTCTGGGAAGCCAGCGGCCACATCGCGGGTTTTCACGATCCCATGGTCGAGTGCAAGGCATGCCATCACCGATTTCGAGAGGATCATCTCAAGGAAAAGGGGAAATGCCCGGATTGTGGCGGCGAAGTCACCCCCCCCCGTCAGTTCAGCCTCATGTTCAAGACCAACGTGGGACCCGTGGAGGACACCTCGGCCATCGCCTACCTCCGCCCTGAAACGGCCCAGGGAATTTTCGTCAATTTTGACAACGTGCTCACCACCTCGCGCCGCAAGCTCCCTTTCGGCATCGCCCAGATCGGCAAGGCCTTCCGCAATGAAATCACCCCCGGCAATTTTGTTTTCCGCTCGCGCGAATTCGAGCAAATGGAGATCGAATTCTTCGTCCGTCCCGGCACGGATGAGGATTGGCACCGAAGATGGGTGGAGGACCGGCTCCGATGGTATACCGACCTCGGCATCCGTCCCGAAAGCCTTCGCAAGCGCGAGCACGGCAAGGACGAGCTGGCCCACTACGCCAAAGCCTGCGTGGACCTTGAATTCGAGTTTCCCATGGGCTGGTCCGAACTCGAGGGCATTGCCAACCGGACGGACTTCGATCTCAAGCAACACACGAAGTTTTCGGGCAAGACCCTCAGCTTCTTCGATGAAGAAAAGAAGGACCACGTGGTCCCCTTCGTGATCGAACCGAGCGCAGGGGTTGACCGGAGCGCCCTCGCCTTCCTCGTCCATGCCTACACGGAAGAAAAAGTGAAGGATGAAAAGCGCGTCTCGCTCAAGCTCCACCCCACCCTCGCACCCATCCAGGCCGCGATCCTTCCTCTCCTCCGGAATCGGCCGGACGTGGTCGAGACGGCCCGGAAACTCTACACCGATCTGAAGCGCCGCATTCGAGCACGGTATGACGACACCGGCTCCATCGGCCGCCTCTATCGGCGGCAGGACGAAATCGGCACACCCTTTTGCATCACCGTGGATGTGCAGACCCTCACCGACCAGAAAGTCACCGTGCGGGACCGCGACACCATGTTACAAGATCGCATCGGATTGGACTCGGTCGGTTCCTACTTGGAAACGAAACTCGGCGTCCCAAAAGTCTGATCCATCCTCATGAGCAAGACCTGGATTCTCCCCATCGCAGGGCTGCTCGCCCTCGTCATCGCGGTCGTGGCGCTTGTCGCCCGGTTCACCAGCCAATCCCTCGAGCCGCCCGCTTCGGTCTCCTCCTTGCCCGAAGACACTTCCCCCCCCCCTGCGAACCCTCCACCCGCGACTCTCACTCCGCCGCAACCCGTCGCTCCCCCGGCTCCCCCTCCGACGCGCACGGAGATCAGGTTGGAGGACCTGGAAAATTTCAAAACACTCTCCGCCTCTCCTTTCCCCTCCAAGTCGGAATGGCCGGACTTCGTGGCCAGGGCAGAAGCCGTTGCAAAGGAACATTTGGAAAAGACCGGGGACCTGTCCCGACCGATCGACCTCGCCCCGCTCAAGGAAGCCGAAAAACAGGGATTGCCCGCCGCGGCCGCCATGCGCGCCGCGTTCCAGGCCCGGAAAATCAAGGCCCAACAGGACTACGATGAGTTCACGAAAAAAGTGGATGAGGTCTACCAAAGCTGGGGTGACAAGAAACCCGAAGTCCCCCAGGAAACGATGGCGGCGTTGGTTACCGACCTCGTCAACCACCGCGCCCGGCTTCTGTTCATCGACGACCGTTTGAGCCGTCTTCAGTAAGTTGGAGAGGCTCTCCCTCGCCTTCCATCCGGTGCTGCCCGCGTGGGGCCTGTGGCTCGCAGCCGGCGTTCTCGCCGCCGCCCTCGCCGTCTACGGGTGGTATCTGCTCCCCATCCTGAAGACACCCAAAACACTCGCGCTCCTCGCCCTCCGCCTCCTCTTCCTCACGGGCCTCTTCGGGCTCCTGCTTCGCCCTTCCGTCGTTTTTTCCAGGATGAAGCCGGTTCAAGGCACGCTCATTCTCGCGGTGGACCGCTCCCTCAGCATGCTCCTCTCCCCACCCGGCTCCCCATCGCCGCCCGCCCCGGTGCGCGTCAACTCCGGGAAGGAGGCTCCCAGGCCGGGCGCCACGTCGCGGTGGGCCTGGGCATGGTCGCGCCTATCGAGCCCGGCCTTTCGGGAACGACTTTCACAATACCGCGTGCGCGTTCTTTCTTTTGGCGCGTCCACAACAGAGGTGGAAGCCCTCACGTCGGACGCCTTGGCGCCCCGCGAGGAAACCACCGACTTCAGCGATCTGGCGACCACGCTGGACCGATGGACCCGCCAGGAACCGGTCTCAGGCATCCTCATCGTAAGCGACGGCATCGACCACTCCGGCTTCCGGCAACGGCTCGATCAGACCGGTCCCTCCTCCCTCGCCCTCCTCAAACAGGAAGTCCCCATCACCGCCTTGGGATTCGGCACCTCCAAGCGCGTGCGGGATCTCGCCGTTGAATCCGTCGAAAACAGCGAATACGCCTTCGTCCGCTCCACCGTGCGCGTGAAGGCCGTGCTTCGCGTCCGCGGCTACGATTTCAAGGAACTCCCCGTCACGCTCAAACGCGAAGGAGAGTTGTACTCGGCCCAGTCCGCGCGGGTGGATCGAAAGACCGGCCTCGCCACGGCGGAGTTCGACATCCAGCCGTTCCAGGTGGGCGAGTCCATCTATTCCGTGTCCGTTCCCATCCAGGAGGGAGAGATGCTCACGGAGAACAATGAGCGGCACTTCGTCCTCCGGGTGCTGCGAGACAAAACCCGGATGCTGCTCATCAGCGGCCGCCCCTCCTGGGAACTCCGCTTCTTCCGGGAGATGGTGAAGCGACACCCACATTTCGACCTCGTCAATTTCAACATTCTCCGAACGCCGAGCGACATCTTCGCCGTACCGGAAAAAGAACTCAGCCTGATACCCTTCCCCGGCGACGATCTCTTCTTCAAAGACATCCAGGATTTCGATCTCCTGGTCTTCCTGGATTTCACCCACGAAACACTCCCCAATTTCGCGCCGTACATCCGGCCCGAAGCGCTCGTGAAGATCCGCGACCAGGTGAATCAGCACGGCATGGGTGTGCTCGTCATCGGAGGCGAACAGACCTTCTCCGGCTCGGCTCTGCGCAATTCCCCGCTCGAAGAGATCATGCCCGTCCAGATGCCCATGATGAACCGGGGGTTCGACTCCGAGGAGTTCCGCCCGATGATCACCGAGGCCGGCCGGAGCCATTTCATCACGACGGACAGGGAAGGCGCATCGATTCCTTGGAACTCCCTCCCCCCGCTCTCGGGCAGCGCCTTGATCGGCCCGCCGAAGGCCGGGGCTATCACGCTGCTGGCCCACCCCCGGGCCCGCGCGGGAGGACAGCCCGTCCCGGTGGCCGCCGTATGGGAAAAAGGAAAAGGACGGGTGATGTTGCTGTCCACCGACTCCTCGTGGAGGTGGGCCTTCTCCGATCCGTCCTCCGCGGAGGCGGTTTCCGCCTATCACCAATTCTGGTATCGAGCCATCCGCTGGCTCACGCGCGATCCTGAAACGAACCGCATCACCGTCACTTCGGAGCGATCCGCCAAGGGCGGCTACTCCGTTTCCGCCCGCGTGGTGGACGATCAATACCGGAAAGCCCGCGGGGTGAACGTTACGATGACGCTCCGCGATCCCCGCGGCCCCAAACTGGAACAAGCGGCCCGCGAAATCTCGGAAGGTCAGTACGAGTCTGAATTCCAAACGCCCGCCATGGGCCTCTACTCCATCGAGGTTCACGGCGCGAAAGGGGATGCTTCGCTGGGGGATGCCAAGGCCGTGTTCACGGACCCCGCCGCTTTCGCGGAAGCCTTCGACTACGTCCCGGACCAGCCGCTCATGGAGCGCCTCGCCGACCTCTCCGGAGGATCCTGGGTCGACCTCACCCGCACCGACCCCGCCGAAATCGATTGGCCGCCTCCCGAGAAACAAGTGGAAGAAGGTTCACGCGAAAAACCCCTCTGGAACACCGCCGTGATGCTCCTGATCCTGTTCGCCGCCGCCGCCTCCGAGTGGACCCTCCGCCGCCGCTGGGGCCTGATGTAGCATTCTCGGTGACAGTATACTCTAATTGGACCGAATAAAGTATACTGTCACCGATTATATAGGCTCACGCCGCTCCCCTCGCGCGAAGGACCTCCTCCACCCATTCGTTGGGAACTTTCTCCGACACCGCCGCCTTTCCGATTCGCTCCAAGAGCACGAATCGCCGTGCCGCCCCGGAAAACTTCTTGTCGAACTTCATGTGATGCAGAATCGGCCCTAGCGCCGGAGGAAGCATCCCATCGCCACCCTTGAGTTCAGGCAATCGTACCGGCAAATGGAACCTCCGCAGCGCGTTTTCCGTGCGTTCCACGGCCATCGCTTCCACCAAGCCCATCCGCCTGGAAAGATCCGCCGCGCACGCCATTCCAACGCTGATGGCCTCGCCGTGCGTGATGACATCGTAGCCCGCCGCCGCCTCGATGGCGTGACCGATGGTGTGACCGAAGTTCAGTCTTGCGCGGATCCCCTTCACGGCCACCTGGTCGTACGGGTCCAAGCCCACCACCTCCGCCTTAATCTTTACGCAGCGGAATACCGTTTCCACCAGAGTGTCCGCGTCCAGCGCCAGCAACGACTCGGCTTTCCCCTCGAGAAATCCGAGAAACTCCGCGTCGGCAATGAGGGCATACTTCACCACCTCGGCGAGACCCGATGAAACCTGCCGCGGGCTCAAGGATTTCAGAAAGGCCACATCGCTGAGGACGAAGGCCGGCTGATAGAAAAGCCCCACAAGATTCTTCCCTTCCCTCAGATTGATCGCCACCTTCCCGCCAATGGAAGAATCAACCTGGCTGAGGAGCGTCGTCGGCAGAATTCCGTAGGGAACACCCCTCCGCAGGGTTCCCGCCACGAATCCGGCCAAGTCCCCCAGCGCCCCGCCGCCCAGCGCAAGGATCCCTGCCTCGCCCGACCGCCCCGTTTTCGCAATCTGTTCCAGCACACGGACGTAGGTGTCCGACGATTTCGCCGCATCTCCTTCGGGCACAAAGCAGGGTGCCGCCGACCGCCCCGCCTCGCTGAGTGCCCGGCCCACCGCGGGAAAAATCGTCCGGTGAAGCGCCTCCGTCGTGATCAGGACAACGTGTTTGGGAAACCGCACCGAATCGAGTACAGACCGGAGCTGTCCGAGAATGTTGTACCCCACGTGCACGGGATATTCGATCGTCGGCGAATGGATTCGAACTTCCGTCTGCAGCATCATGCCATCATAGCCGAATCTGCCGCCGATGCGGAGCGGACGGAGCCGCGAGACTCAAACCCGGGATATCGGCGGCCGCCCCCCGAGCACGGCCACCACGTTTTGGACCGCTTCCATGGACATGCGGGCTCGCGTCTCGATCGTGGCGCTGCCCACGTGAGGCAGAAGCACGGCGTTGGGTATTCGCCGCAGCTCGCGTCCGACCGCCGGTTCGAATTCGTACACGTCGAGTCCCGCACCGGCGATCCACTCCTTCCGCAGCGCCTTCACGAGTGCCCGCTCCTCCACGATCGGCCCCCGGCCGACATTGATCAGATACGCGTTCGGCTTCATTGCTCTAAACTCCGGCTCTCGGAATCGATGGCGCGTCTCCGGCGTAAGCGGTGCGAGAATAACCAGAAAATCGCTTTCTCGAACCAATCGCTCGAACGATACGCGCATCGCACGCGTCTCCCGTTCCACACCGCGACCAAGTCGATTCCGATTGTGGTAGACGACTCTCATCCCAAATCCTCGCGCCCGCTTAGCCACTTCGCAACCGATCCGTCCCATCCCCATGATGCCAAGAGTCTTGCCGTGCACGTCGTGTCCGAGCATGTAGAGCGGCGCCCACCCCTTGAACCGGCACTCGCGCATCTCCCGGTCCCCGTCCGGCACCCGCCGGGCACAGCCCAGGATGAGCGCCCACGTCAGGTCCGCCACCGCCTGCTTGAGTGCATCCGGCGTGTTCGTGACGACGATCCCTCGCTCACGGGCAAACGGCAGGTCAACATTGTTGGACCCGCTGGCACAGAGGGAGATCACTTTCAAACGGGCTGCCTTCCCGATCATTTCCCTGTCCATCGAATCGCTGAGCATCGCCACGATGCCGTCTTTGTCCCCAATCGCCTGTTCCAGTTCCCGGCGCGACATGTTCCGGTTGGCACGGTGCAA
Proteins encoded in this region:
- a CDS encoding D-glycerate dehydrogenase gives rise to the protein MRAKVLVTRRIAAPALDYLANYATITLHRANRNMSRRELEQAIGDKDGIVAMLSDSMDREMIGKAARLKVISLCASGSNNVDLPFARERGIVVTNTPDALKQAVADLTWALILGCARRVPDGDREMRECRFKGWAPLYMLGHDVHGKTLGIMGMGRIGCEVAKRARGFGMRVVYHNRNRLGRGVERETRAMRVSFERLVRESDFLVILAPLTPETRHRFREPEFRAMKPNAYLINVGRGPIVEERALVKALRKEWIAGAGLDVYEFEPAVGRELRRIPNAVLLPHVGSATIETRARMSMEAVQNVVAVLGGRPPISRV
- the aroB gene encoding 3-dehydroquinate synthase — its product is MLQTEVRIHSPTIEYPVHVGYNILGQLRSVLDSVRFPKHVVLITTEALHRTIFPAVGRALSEAGRSAAPCFVPEGDAAKSSDTYVRVLEQIAKTGRSGEAGILALGGGALGDLAGFVAGTLRRGVPYGILPTTLLSQVDSSIGGKVAINLREGKNLVGLFYQPAFVLSDVAFLKSLSPRQVSSGLAEVVKYALIADAEFLGFLEGKAESLLALDADTLVETVFRCVKIKAEVVGLDPYDQVAVKGIRARLNFGHTIGHAIEAAAGYDVITHGEAISVGMACAADLSRRMGLVEAMAVERTENALRRFHLPVRLPELKGGDGMLPPALGPILHHMKFDKKFSGAARRFVLLERIGKAAVSEKVPNEWVEEVLRARGAA
- a CDS encoding TetR/AcrR family transcriptional regulator, translating into MDKRRTQILSAAEKIFAEKGYHAANIATIASKLRMGHGTFYRYFRNKLDIFNHVIEEVIQRIAKVVASEDPSATNTVSEYRAQVERLGGKLFTLFMEDPYLSKLIFYEALGIDESLNRKIQNAMDLFGEFTERYLRNGKEKGFLKSGLDTKTTALALNAIIFEAVRRIAVSADRPRAAQEWMRAVIPLMFEGVAA
- a CDS encoding PaaI family thioesterase, which produces MRISAAEHEALPSEVEAVIKERMGLAPFPAFLGLKTEEVRRDYARMRLPYRPELNQPAGIMHGGAIVSLIDTVVVMAIISGLPEPPERLLTIDLHTHFMDAVIRQDCIAEAEVRRRGRSIIFLYVEVRTPDGKLVADGSLSYKVVMPKKEGEGKRS
- a CDS encoding L-seryl-tRNA(Sec) selenium transferase encodes the protein MTRAEENPLRTLPQVETLANEVLESYPALLKSVAVDVAREVIEDARTQLRKGRNGLTEGVLLRRAGDHVRNLLSGGLRPVINATGIIIHTNLGRAPLSAEAVQEVVQTAGSYSNLEFDLTRGERGERINAVRSLLHAVCGGEDSLVVNNNAAAVLLVLAALAKGKEVVVSRGELVEIGGSFRVPEVMEQSGAILREVGTTNKTRLKDYEQAISPATALMMKAHRSNFQVVGFTEETSLEELVELGRKKNVPVYMDLGSGAVQPFTFPGVSRREPLVREIVSQGTDLVSFSGDKMLGGPQAGIIIGTSKLIQQIAHHPLYRALRPDKMTLAALAGTLRLCLTGGEAASQIPVTAMLNAPLDELRRHAEQVRRTVLKSRKDLDLEIVEDTSYAGGGALPMEALPTLALHLKHPSLSPNSISDALRISDPPVIGRISDNRFLLDLRTVFPREIPDLARAIIALS
- a CDS encoding glycine--tRNA ligase; this encodes MAVPPPDKSEISNLKSQSGPAGVTLDTIVSLCKRRGFVFQSSEIYGGIGSTWDWGPLGVEFKRNIKDAWWKAMVHDRDDMEGIDAAIIMNPKVWEASGHIAGFHDPMVECKACHHRFREDHLKEKGKCPDCGGEVTPPRQFSLMFKTNVGPVEDTSAIAYLRPETAQGIFVNFDNVLTTSRRKLPFGIAQIGKAFRNEITPGNFVFRSREFEQMEIEFFVRPGTDEDWHRRWVEDRLRWYTDLGIRPESLRKREHGKDELAHYAKACVDLEFEFPMGWSELEGIANRTDFDLKQHTKFSGKTLSFFDEEKKDHVVPFVIEPSAGVDRSALAFLVHAYTEEKVKDEKRVSLKLHPTLAPIQAAILPLLRNRPDVVETARKLYTDLKRRIRARYDDTGSIGRLYRRQDEIGTPFCITVDVQTLTDQKVTVRDRDTMLQDRIGLDSVGSYLETKLGVPKV